AGGAACCGGCGATGATGCCGGCCGCGTTGAGCAGATCCTGCGGCTCGGCTTCGTCGATGGAAAGCAGCCGGGCCTCCGATCCCGCGCCGCGCACGCCTTCGGCGACGGCTTCCGCCATCCGCCGGACATGTCCGGTGCGGGATTCGTAGACGACGAGGATGTGACCCATGATCACGACCGCCTTTCCCTTTTTTCCCATCCCATCCACCCTCCCCTTCCCCTCCCGCCTTCCCGTGTGACGGGAAGGCGGGAGGGGAAACACCGATCCGAAAACGGCAACCGGTTTCGCGCGAGGATGGACGGCATTGGTCCGGCGTTTCCTATGCGTTTCCCGACAAATCGGCCAGCTTGTCCAGCGCCGGCCGGACCGCGGGGAACAACGGTTTATAAACTTCTTCGAACATGCGGGAATAGAAATCCCGCCGCGCCGGATCGGGCTCGTCCGGATCGGGCAGGACGCGCGTCATCGCCCGCGCGGCCTGGGGGATTGCGGCGTACCAGCCCGCGGCCGCGGCGGCGAGGATTCCGGCCCCCAACGCGGCGGCTTCCCCCGCGGCCGCACGGAACACGGGTTTGCCGGTGACGTCGGCCAGGATCCGCCGCCACAGGCCGCTTTGCGCCCCGCCGCCGATCGCAATGAACCGCCTGACCGTCCGGCCCAGCGCCATCTCGACGCCCTCCGTCCCCAACCGTTGCTCGAACGCCGTCCCCTCGAGGATCGTGCGGTAAAGATGGGCAAGCGTGTGATGGCCGCGCCAGCCGGCGACGATCCCGCTCGCGGCCGGGTCCCAATACGGCCCGAGGACGCTGTTCCAATAGGGCACCGCCACCAACCCGTCGCTCCCGGCCGGTATTTCGCCGGCGGCCTGCTCGTAGAATTCCCGCCGGGCGGCCGGATCTTCGCCCGGCCGCCCGTCCATCTTCTCCAGAAACCAGGCGACGGTGTAGGCGCCGCCGAGCAGGACGGTCTCCAGCAGGAAGGTTTCCGGAACGCCGCCGCACATCGTCCGGAAGGCGGGGTTGATCACGCACGCCTCGCTGTAGGTCCCCGAAATCATCGAGGTGCCGAGTGAAAGATAGGCGTCTCCGGGCGAGGTGATTCCCACCCCCAAGCCGCACGCCTGTCCGTCGCCGATCCCCGCCGCGACGGGCAGGCCCGCCGGAAGGCCCCATTCCTCCGCGGCCGAGGCGAGCACGTTTCCCACGACGGTCCCCGGCGGGAACAGCTCAGGGAGTTGATCCTTCCGGACGCCGATCCGTTCCAGCATCTCCTCCGCCCAGCGGTTTTGATGGAGGTCGAACATCCCGGTCGGGTCGGCGCTGCCCCATCCGGCGCAGGCGCGGCCCGTCAGCCGCCGCACCAGGTAACTGTGAACATCCAGGTATTGCTTGGTTTCGGCGAAGATTTGCGGCCGGTGGAGTTTCAGCCAGGCGATCTTGGCAACCGTCAGGTTCACCGAAAGGCGTTTGCCGGTCAGAGCGTGGAAGCCGAAAGGCGCCAAAGCCTTTTCCAGATCCGGCAGCAGATCGCGCGCGCGCTCGTCGAGCCAGAGGATCCCTTCGGCCAGCGGCCGGCCCTGCGCGTCGAGCGGGACGAACGTCTCGCGCTGGTGGGCGATGCACAAGGCCTTCAAGCGGCCGGACTCCACGCCGGCCACCGCCCGGCGGACAGCCTCGGCCGCCGCGGTCCACCAGGCTTCGGCCGGCTGCTCATACCAGCCGGGCTGTGGACAGAGCATCGGAAGCGGGCTGACTGCTTGGGCGACGGCGTTGCCGTCGCAATCCCACGCCACCGCCTTGCAGGCGGTGGTGCTGGAGTCGATTCCAAGGACGAGGGGCGAAGAATCCGGCATGGGTAATCTTCCGGGAAGATGGATGGAGCATCATTTGCCGCGGGCTCGAACGGCGCGAGTCATTTTACCCGAAATAAAACCGGGGGAGAAAACCGCGCCGGCGGATCTTCGCAGCCCACCGCTTCACGTAATCGCATCCGGTATGCGGATCCGGGAATTCCCAGCCGGCAAGCGCGCGCCGTCAAGAAGGCGATCGTTCCGCGTCGGGTTTTTTGGCGGACCGGAATCGGGCGAGCTCCACACAGGCGATGGCCGCCAGCAATATGGCCGGCGCGAATTGCGAACTCATTCCGATCAAAGGGTAGTCCGACAAGCCGTGCACCAATCCGTTCAAGAGGATGTTCTCGGACCGGATATACAGGAAGGCGTACCCAAGCCCAGGCAGAAACACGATCACCAGGCTGAGCAGGAGCGTGGCCGGATCCAGCTCTCCGGCGAGGAGCCATATGATTCGTACCGGGAGATGCCACAGGGAAAAGAAGGCGCTGACGGCCAGGACCGCCGCCGCCGTCCGTTGACGGTCGGTTCCCCGCGTGGCATGCCGCCGAAACGCGTTCTGGAAATAGCCGCGGAACAGCACTTCCTCCCCCAAGCCGACGAAAAACCAGGTGCTGATGATTTTCGCCCCGATCTGCACGGCCGGAGTGTTCCGCAAAGCGGCGAATTCCTCCGGCAGCCGGATCATCCCCGTCACCTGAATTACGACCACAAAGAACAGCCAGCCGGCCAACGAGCAGGCCAGCGCTTCCCCAATTCGGCGGAGGTTGAAGGGCGGAACAATCCGTTCGTGTTTCAATCCCCACCAAGCCTGCAGGAAAAATACGGCGTAGAGGCCGAGCTGCAGAAAATACAGCGGAAGACCCTCCACCCGGGAAAACCGGACGATCGCCCAAAACACCAGCGTCAAGAAGACGGTCAAAGCCATATTGATCGCCAGTATGTTTTTCCCCCGCCCCGTTTCCGTCGGTGCAGCATTCGATTGCATGGAGTCATTCCTAAAAAAAGAGGATGTTCTGCCGGCTGCGCGCGGCTCCGCCGCCCGGCAAACGTCATGGCGGGAGCCTTCGCCGTCCGATGAATTTCTGGAATGCAGGCGGCAGTCGAAAATCATTTCCCTCGTTCCGCGTCCGCCCGGCTGCGCGTCTCCGGAGGCCGGTCGGATTCGCCGCCGTCCCCTCCGCCGGGCGTGGAAGATCCGCCGCCCCGGTCCGGCTTCGCGTATCCGAGAACCCGATTTGCCTCGCGGAAGCCGATCGACTCATAGAGATTCCTGGCCGGGACGTTCGAGATACCGGTGGAGATGCATACGCGGTTCATCCCCCGCGCCTGCATGCGGCGCATTCCTTCCCACAGCACCGCGCGTGTCAATCCGCGCCGGCGGTGCGCCGGACGTGCGCCCACCGGGCCGAAATTCCCGATCCGGTTGACCGGATCGATCCAGCCGTTGGCGTAGGCGGCGATCGTTCCGTCCGGCGCCACGGCGATTACGTCGAGCTCCCGGTCGTAGCCGTCCATCCGCATCAGCCGCGCATAATCTTCCCCGCCGATCCGCCCGACCGGCCACGGCGACCATACCTCGCGCTGGACGTCCGCGCGAAGGGAAGCCTCGCCCGAGTCCGCAACCGCGCGGATCCGGTATCCTTCGGGGATCCGGGATTTTGGAATCCCATCCGCCAGAGAACGCTTCAGAACGAATTCGTCGAATTCTTCGCGCCGTACAAACCCGTTCTCCTCAAGGAACCTACTGCGGCGCTCGTCATCCCGCCACGCGCCGGAAAACAGCGGGCCGCCCCACCGCCCCGGTTCGCTCCGGCGCAGGTCGGCCAGGCGCCCCTCCGCCCAGGCCAGCGCCTCCGCTTCCAGGCCGGCTCCCTCCCAATCCGGAGCGGCCTGGCATTGAAAGGACGGATCCTCTCCGAGGATGGCATAAGCCGCCAGGGCGCCCCCGCCGTCCTGCCAAAGCCGGAGGTGAACCCGCGGATCGAGGTGGCACGCCACCATGAAATAATCCCACATCAGCCCGCCGACGTGCGCACGGCGTCCATCGCCGGCGCGCGCGCAGGCCGCCATAAGCAAATCCCTCATGGAGCGCCAATCGCGGTCCGTCTCAAACATGCGGGAAGCCGGACCCGCTCCGGCGTTCCCGGCAGAGGGGTAAAAGTCCTCCATGGCGGGGAATCTTACTACGGCCCGTACCGCCGTGGCGGCTTGTTCGGAATAATCCGCCGAACTCCTTCGAAGATCTCAGGCCATACACCAAGATGAAGGACATGCCGCGGCTTGCCGTTTTCGATGGGTTCCCATGCAACGGGCTTTGGATGAAGGACGGCGGGAGGAGAAAAAAATCCGTGGCTGGTCCGATCCCATCCCGAAGGGAAATCCCGGTCCTTTCCATCCCCGCCCCCAACCTCATCACCCCTTCCACGACATCGTCTCCATGGTAATGACGTCCGGATTGTTCATCAGAGCGGTGAAATTCAGGTTGCTGATGATCGACCAGTGGCTGTCCGGGTAGCTGTGCCAGGAAACCCAGTATGCCGCCCGCGGGTAATCCTTCCGAATCCGGCGGATGAGCTCCATCATGTCGAGCGTCCCGGCCGCGGCCAACGGACCGTCGAGCTTCGCGCCGTACTCGCCCAACCCGAAGGGTTTGAGCGGGGAGCCGATCTCGGCGAATAGCGCATAGTGTTTCACCGTCAGCTTGTCGTCGTAGGCCGTCGGGGCGACGATATCGACGTATTCATCGCCCGGATACGACCGGATGTCCGGAATTTCGGCGGAGGGCGAGTAGACCCATAACAAATTGTGCAGATCCTTTTCGCGGGTGAAGTACTCGAACATGTCGAGGTAAACCTTCCGGTAGCCTTCGGGGTCGCTGCCCCACCAAAACCAAAAGCCGTTCATCTCCTGCATCGGCCGCCAGAGGACGACCACCCCCGCGTCTTGCAGTTCGGCCAGCGCCGCCGCGATCCGGTCCAGCTTCCTGCGCCATTCGGCCTGCACGGTCTTCGACGGATCCAGCAAATCCGCAAGCTTCGCGTGCGAAAGATCGTCCGGCGAGCCGGGGCCGTTCCACAGCTCCCGGTAGCGGCCCATATCCGCTTCGGCGGAGACCCACGGGTTGACGGGGGAAAAGTTGACCGTCACCAGCCCGCCCTTTTTCCAATGCCCGATGAGCACGCGGTTGGCGGAGGAAAGCTCTTCGGGCGTGAAGACTTTCATGTACTCATAGTCCACCCCGACCAGACCGACCCACTTTCCCGTCTGTTCGTGAAGCGCGACGACGAGGTTTTCATAGCCGTTTTCCTCCCGCTCCGGGGCGATCTCGTTGCCGTGGTAGCAGTTCTGCCCCGCGATCGCCCGCCC
The sequence above is a segment of the Anaerolineales bacterium genome. Coding sequences within it:
- a CDS encoding CPBP family intramembrane metalloprotease; translated protein: MQSNAAPTETGRGKNILAINMALTVFLTLVFWAIVRFSRVEGLPLYFLQLGLYAVFFLQAWWGLKHERIVPPFNLRRIGEALACSLAGWLFFVVVIQVTGMIRLPEEFAALRNTPAVQIGAKIISTWFFVGLGEEVLFRGYFQNAFRRHATRGTDRQRTAAAVLAVSAFFSLWHLPVRIIWLLAGELDPATLLLSLVIVFLPGLGYAFLYIRSENILLNGLVHGLSDYPLIGMSSQFAPAILLAAIACVELARFRSAKKPDAERSPS
- a CDS encoding GNAT family N-acetyltransferase, whose protein sequence is MAACARAGDGRRAHVGGLMWDYFMVACHLDPRVHLRLWQDGGGALAAYAILGEDPSFQCQAAPDWEGAGLEAEALAWAEGRLADLRRSEPGRWGGPLFSGAWRDDERRSRFLEENGFVRREEFDEFVLKRSLADGIPKSRIPEGYRIRAVADSGEASLRADVQREVWSPWPVGRIGGEDYARLMRMDGYDRELDVIAVAPDGTIAAYANGWIDPVNRIGNFGPVGARPAHRRRGLTRAVLWEGMRRMQARGMNRVCISTGISNVPARNLYESIGFREANRVLGYAKPDRGGGSSTPGGGDGGESDRPPETRSRADAERGK